CTCAACCCCTTTCACCGCATTGATGCTCATCAGTGCGTGAGCAATATCGGCATCTAAGCGATCAAAGATCGGTTCTCCCAATCCTACCGGCAAACCTTTCGCCACTACCTGAAGCTTGGCGCCAATTGAATCGCCATCTTTCTTGAGATCACGAATCAGTTGGTCAAACTTATCGACAGCAGCCGCATCAGGTGAGAAGAATGGGTTATTTTCAATTTCATTGAAATCAACGTTTTCTATTTTTACATCACCCATTTGGGTCAAATAAGCATGGATCTCGACACCAAATTCTTGGGCAAGATACTTCTTAGCAATTGCACCAGCTGCCACTCGCATTGCAGTTTCACGCGCAGAAGAGCGACCACCGCCGCGATAATCACGCACACCGTATTTTTGATGGTAGGTATAATCCGCATGCCCTGGGCGGAATTTATCTTTTATCTCAGAGTAATCTTTAGAGCGTTGATCGGTATTTTCAATCAACAAACCAATAGACGTGCCGGTAGTTTTCCCCTCAAATACACCCGCAAGGATCTTAACTTCATCCGGTTCGCGACGCGCGGTAGTATATCGAGAAGTACCTGGACGACGACGGTCGAGATCTTTCTGTAGATCTGCTTCAGTAAGCTCTAACCCCGGAGGACAGCCATCTACTACACACCCAAGAGCAATGCCGTGGCTCTCACCAAAGGTAGTGACTCGAAAGTGTTGTCCTATGCTATTTCCTGCCATGACTTCCTCGTTGTAGCTTGTTTTTATTTGCAATTCCTCAATAGTCCACATATCAACGAGACTTGTAAAGGGCACAAATAAAAAAACAGCCCACAAAGGGGCTGTTTATAAACCGAAGTCGCTCGATTAATCTAAATACAGTGCAAATTCTTCACCGTGTTCAACACATTGTTGTCGAGTCAGCATAAATACGCCATGACCACCGTTCTCAAACTCTAGCCACGTAAACGGCACCTGAGGGTATTGGTCCATAACATGTACCATAGAGTTACCCACTTCACATATCAAGATACCATTGTCAGTAAGGTATCTTGGTGCGTTAGCAACAATGCGACGCATCAATTTTAGACCATCACTGCCCGCTGCTAGCCCCAATTCAGGCTCATGCTTAAACTCTTCAGGAAGCGAGTTCATGTCTTCTTCATCGACATAAGGCGGATTGGTTACTATGAGGTCGTATTTCTCTTCCACTAAATCGCGGAACAGATCAGAGCGAATAGGAATAACCTGTTCTTCTAGACCATGGTCTTGAATATTTTGTTCAGCCACCTCAAGTGCATCACTTGAGATATCAATCGCATCTACTTCCGCATCAGGAAAGGCGTGCGCACAAGCGATTGCAATACAACCAGAGCCAGTACACATATCCATAATACGACGTGGCTGTTCAACCAACCACGGCTGGAATTGATTATCGATCAACTCTCCAATCGGAGAACGGGGCACCAGTACGCGCTCATCAACGAAGAACTCCATACCACAGAACCAAGCCTTGTTAGTGATATAAGCCGTTGGAGTACGTAGATTAATACGCTGAATAACACGCTCCACGATGCGTAGGCGTTCACTACTGGTTAATCTTGTATTCAAGACATGAGACGGAACATCGATAGGTAAGTAGAGGGATGGTAAGATCAGTTGAACTGCTTCATCCCACGCGTTATCGGTACCGTGGCCATAAAACAGTCCTGCAGCATTATATCGGCTAACAGTCCAACGAATCATATCCTGCAGTGTGTGAAGTTCAGACACTGCTTCTTCTACAAAAATCTTATCCAAAATTTTCTCCAAAAAGCGCTACAATACTGCCCAATCACAGTTTGATCGGTTAGTGACCCATGAGCAACACAGAAGATGATGACTTTGCATTGTTCCAAGAAGCAGTACAGGGCATTAAAAAGTTACATCAGGATACCATAATCCAGAAACCAAAAAGAGAAACAAAACAAAAACAGCAACAAAGATTTGATCGTGAAGCAAAAGATAGCGAGTTTTTCTTTTCCGATGAGTTTGTTCCACGCCTAAGCGAAGATGGCCCAACTCGATATGCGCGTGATGATGTCTCTAAATATGAGGTTAAACGCCTGCGCCGCGGCGTATACGTACCGGACGTTTATCTTGATATGCATGGCATGACACAAAATGAAGCCAAACAAGAGTTAGGGGCAATGATAGCCCACTGCGTCAAAGAAAATGTGCACTGTGCTAGCGTCATGCACGGTATTGGCAAACATATCTTGAAACAAAAAGTCCCATTATGGCTGGCACAACATCCGGATGTCATGGCCTACCACCAAGCCCCTTTAGAGTTTGGCGGTGCTGGCGCTTTACTTGTGTTGATCTCTATTCCTGAAAAGTAATGATCTTTTGTAGACTGTCCCACGTAACCATTGAGGCATAATGCATTTACGAGGGACAGGTTATGATTATCGATACATTAAAAAAGAACATCCGACTACAATTCTTGGGGCTATTAAGCCTTGCCATATTTAGCTTTTCAGCTAACGCGGGTCATCATGGTATGAAGAAAGACATTGTTGACATCGCGGCAGGTAATCCAGATTTTTCAACCCTAGTCACAGCCATTAAAGCTGCGGGATTGGTAGACACATTAAAAAGCGACGGTCCATTTACGGTATTTGCACCTACCAACGAAGCATTTGCCAAGCTACCCAAAGGCACCCTTGACAAACTGCTGATGCCAAAAAATAAAGATAAATTGGTCGCCGTGCTAACCCATCACGTGGTGGCGAGTAAGGTAATGGCAAAAGATGTGGTGAAACTTGACTCCGCAAAAACCGTGCATGGGGACATGGTGATGATTAAAACTAGCGGCGGTACGGTAATGATAGACAACGCCACAGTAACTAGCACCGACATCAAGGCTTCTAACGGGGTAATCCACGTTATCGATACAGTGCTTATTCCGAAGTAAATCAGCTCTAGGCCCTAGCGGCCTAGAACCCAGAACACAAACTTTTTACACCTATGGCGCGATATGCCACTCAATCTGCCCAGATTGCTTAGACAAATCAAAATCTATTGCCGCAAAACCTGAGGTAGGAAACATAGGCGCAGACATATTATCGACAAACTCTGCGGTTAAGTAGCCTACCAAAGGCAGGTGCGAGACAATCAATACTGAGTCTAGATTTCGAGTTTCCGCTAAAGCGCAAACATATTGATACACATCATCTGATTG
Above is a genomic segment from Vibrio gallicus containing:
- the aroC gene encoding chorismate synthase — its product is MAGNSIGQHFRVTTFGESHGIALGCVVDGCPPGLELTEADLQKDLDRRRPGTSRYTTARREPDEVKILAGVFEGKTTGTSIGLLIENTDQRSKDYSEIKDKFRPGHADYTYHQKYGVRDYRGGGRSSARETAMRVAAGAIAKKYLAQEFGVEIHAYLTQMGDVKIENVDFNEIENNPFFSPDAAAVDKFDQLIRDLKKDGDSIGAKLQVVAKGLPVGLGEPIFDRLDADIAHALMSINAVKGVEIGDGFEVASQKGSEHRDELTPQGFASNHAGGILGGISTGQDIVANIALKPTSSITVPGNTINKQGEATQLITKGRHDPCVGIRAVPIAEAMLAIVLLDHLLRHRGQNFGVHTDTPQI
- the prmB gene encoding 50S ribosomal protein L3 N(5)-glutamine methyltransferase codes for the protein MDKIFVEEAVSELHTLQDMIRWTVSRYNAAGLFYGHGTDNAWDEAVQLILPSLYLPIDVPSHVLNTRLTSSERLRIVERVIQRINLRTPTAYITNKAWFCGMEFFVDERVLVPRSPIGELIDNQFQPWLVEQPRRIMDMCTGSGCIAIACAHAFPDAEVDAIDISSDALEVAEQNIQDHGLEEQVIPIRSDLFRDLVEEKYDLIVTNPPYVDEEDMNSLPEEFKHEPELGLAAGSDGLKLMRRIVANAPRYLTDNGILICEVGNSMVHVMDQYPQVPFTWLEFENGGHGVFMLTRQQCVEHGEEFALYLD
- the smrB gene encoding endonuclease SmrB; protein product: MSNTEDDDFALFQEAVQGIKKLHQDTIIQKPKRETKQKQQQRFDREAKDSEFFFSDEFVPRLSEDGPTRYARDDVSKYEVKRLRRGVYVPDVYLDMHGMTQNEAKQELGAMIAHCVKENVHCASVMHGIGKHILKQKVPLWLAQHPDVMAYHQAPLEFGGAGALLVLISIPEK
- a CDS encoding fasciclin domain-containing protein; translated protein: MIIDTLKKNIRLQFLGLLSLAIFSFSANAGHHGMKKDIVDIAAGNPDFSTLVTAIKAAGLVDTLKSDGPFTVFAPTNEAFAKLPKGTLDKLLMPKNKDKLVAVLTHHVVASKVMAKDVVKLDSAKTVHGDMVMIKTSGGTVMIDNATVTSTDIKASNGVIHVIDTVLIPK